A segment of the Thermus thermamylovorans genome:
GCAGGGTAGGACGGGAAACCTCCTGCCACTCAGCACCGATCAAATTCTTGACCATCCTCCCTCCTGGGCGTTAGCTCCTTTGGCTCTGCGTCTAAGTGTAGAGGTGCCGTTCCCGGCTGTCCACTGTGATCCCCCCCAAGCGAGGCCCTGGGATTTTGTGCTAGACCCCAAGGTGCCGACCCTTGCTATACTGGAGAAACGCCGAGGAGGGAAAGGCATGGGTGCCCTTCAGCGGACCTTTTGGTCTTGGGCCGAGACCATGGCCTGGCACTATGCCCGGGAGATTCCTGACTATGCCCGGCTAGACACACGCGTCCTCGAGCGGGATGTGGTCGTGGTTTCCTTTGAGTACTTGCGAGCTCTCGAGGAGGGTGGCGACGTGGAGAACCTGGCCTTGGCGGTGGGCCAGCGCCGACGGAGCCAAGGCGTGTCCCTCCCGGCCTTGCTCCGGGCTTACCGTTTATGGGCGAAGGATACCCTCGAGGCCTTAAAGACCTCGGCGCCAAGCCGGGTGGTAGAGCTGGCTCCCCGGGTGCTGGAGCTCCTTGACCGGGTGAGCGAGGCCTCAGCCCGAGGGTACCAGCTGGCCTTGGAAGGGGCCCTTCCCCGCGGGCCCCTGACGGGAGTGGCGGCCCAGCTTGCCGATGCCGGAAGTCTGGTTCTGGCTCCCCGCTACCTCCGGTTGCCCCCGGAGGGGATGGCCTATGCCCAGGCCCCTCTGGGCCCCCTGCTGTTCCTAGCCGCACCCTTGGTCGAGGTGGAGGAGGCGCTGAGGTCCTTGGCCCGTCAGAGCAGGGCCGTGCTTTGGGTAGAGGAAGGGACGAAACTCTCCGAACTCCAAGCGGATCTGGAGGAGGCCCTGGGCCTGGGCCACCTCCTTAGCCTGCCCCCAGGGCTTTACCCCACCCGCTTCCTGTGGCCTTTGGCCATGGCTTTGGAGTCCCCCAAAGGACGGGACCGGCTTTTGCGCCTCCTCGCCCCCCTCGAGGCCCACCCGGAGCTCCTCCGCACCCTGGAGGCCTACCTCCAGGCCCGGCTTTCCCTGAAGGGAGCGGCCCGCCGTCTGGAGCTCCATCCCAACACCATCCTCTACCGCCTCCACAAGGTGGAAGAACTCACGGGGCTTAGGCTGGACCGGGTGGAGGACCTGTCCCTCCTGGGCATGGCCCTGCAGTTGCGCCAGGCAATGGAGGGGCCGTCCCTGGCTTGAGCCAGGGCTACAGGCTCAGGTAGGCCTCCCGCACCCGGGGGTCCTCCAGGAGGCGTGCGGCCTGGCCTTGGAGCACGACCCTCCCGTGTTCCATCACGTAGGCTCTCCCGGCCACCTCGAGGCTTAGGGCCACGTTCTGCTCCACCAGCAAGACCCCCACCCCCTCCTCCACCACCCGTTTGAGGGCCAGGAGGACCTCCTCGGCCAGCCGGGGGGCGAGGCCCAAGGAGGGTTCGTCCACCAGGAGGATCTTGGGGAAGCCCATGAGGGCCCGGCCGATGGCCA
Coding sequences within it:
- a CDS encoding helix-turn-helix domain-containing protein — protein: MGALQRTFWSWAETMAWHYAREIPDYARLDTRVLERDVVVVSFEYLRALEEGGDVENLALAVGQRRRSQGVSLPALLRAYRLWAKDTLEALKTSAPSRVVELAPRVLELLDRVSEASARGYQLALEGALPRGPLTGVAAQLADAGSLVLAPRYLRLPPEGMAYAQAPLGPLLFLAAPLVEVEEALRSLARQSRAVLWVEEGTKLSELQADLEEALGLGHLLSLPPGLYPTRFLWPLAMALESPKGRDRLLRLLAPLEAHPELLRTLEAYLQARLSLKGAARRLELHPNTILYRLHKVEELTGLRLDRVEDLSLLGMALQLRQAMEGPSLA